In Longimicrobiaceae bacterium, a single genomic region encodes these proteins:
- the rdgB gene encoding RdgB/HAM1 family non-canonical purine NTP pyrophosphatase — translation MSRVLVATRSAHKLGEIRQILAGYAALEPIDLREAGIPEGPDEDSIEAFDSFEENAMAKARYFAARSELPVLADDSGLCVDALGGEPGVRSRRFSGRTDLAGAALDGANNALLLERLEGVPEAERTARYVCAVALVLPGGEERVFLGTCEGIILPEPRGEGGFGYDPLFWAPGENAAIGELPPERKNELSHRGKAVRAAGGWLASQLDKERFSS, via the coding sequence GCAGATCCTCGCCGGCTACGCCGCGCTGGAGCCGATCGACCTGCGCGAGGCCGGAATCCCGGAGGGCCCCGACGAAGATTCCATCGAAGCGTTCGATAGCTTCGAGGAGAACGCCATGGCGAAGGCGCGCTACTTCGCCGCGCGCAGCGAGCTCCCCGTGCTGGCGGACGACTCCGGCCTCTGCGTGGACGCGCTCGGCGGCGAGCCCGGCGTGCGCTCCAGGCGCTTCTCGGGCCGGACCGATCTCGCCGGGGCTGCGCTGGACGGCGCGAACAACGCCCTCCTCCTGGAGCGGCTGGAGGGCGTCCCGGAGGCGGAGCGGACCGCCCGCTACGTCTGCGCTGTCGCCCTCGTGCTCCCCGGCGGAGAGGAGCGAGTCTTCCTCGGCACCTGCGAGGGCATCATCCTCCCCGAGCCGCGGGGAGAGGGCGGATTCGGCTACGACCCGCTGTTCTGGGCCCCAGGCGAGAATGCCGCCATCGGGGAGCTGCCACCGGAGCGCAAGAACGAGCTGAGCCACCGGGGGAAGGCCGTCCGTGCGGCAGGAGGATGGCTCGCGTCCCAGCTTGACAAAGAGCGCTTTTCGTCCTAG